The Streptomyces sp. NBC_00224 genome contains the following window.
CCTCGTGAGAGAGCATTGCTGGGCGTCGACCTCAGCGGCCCACAGAACCCATTCCCCCCACCGGGACCTCATCGTTCGGCGCTAGCCATGGCGTGTCCCTCCGCACCTGTGGCGCCCTGCTCGCCGAGGCCAGCGCTCGCGTCGACCCGCATCCAGCGCTTGTCCTTGAACTGGCCGCTGTCCTGCGGGGCGATCTGGTAGTGGCGGGCCCCTTTCACGAACAGCATCCGGGTGGTCGGCGCCGAGCGCAGGTTCTTGATGCCCGCGCTGGTGGTGTTGATCTGCGTGTCGAACGCGGTCTGGGTTCCCCACGTGTACGTGCCGGTCGCCTCCATCGGCGCCGGCTAGCCCACCCCCGTGATCGTGGCCGTGATGACCGCCGACTGGGCCCGCTCCGTCGTGTCGCTGGTCCGCGCGAGCGCGGCCATCACCGCGCCATTGGCCTTGTCGGCCGTGTCCGCCACCGACTTCGCGGTCTCCTTGGCCTGCTGGGCCGAGCAGGCCGTCAACCCCGCCAGGACGATCGCGGCCGTCATGCCGACCGCCACCTACCGCTTGCTCATGGAACCCACCCCCTGGAAATGCATGCGCCGATGCGCATCCTGCTTGATCACTTCAGGCATCGTTCGCCGTCGTGAACCCGAGCCCCTGCCCCCACCATGCAGGCCGGTCAAGGCTCTGTGTATGGTGCGGAAGAACTATGGCACGGTCCGGACCAATCGCGCCCCTATGACCTTTTTCCTGGGGGAAAAACCATGCGTTTCATCCAGCGTGGCCGCGCCGTCAAGAGCGCGCTCGCCGCCACCGCCATCGCCGCAGCGATGGCCGCCACCGCCGGTAACGCGTTCGCGGCCGGGAACCCGGCCGATGACGCCACCAAGGGCGCCCAGGCCGCCGAGCAGCACCGTGCCCCGTCCGCGAAGGGCAAGCTGGCCGCTCCGCGTGCGGCGGTCGGCGGGGAGCGGACGGCCACCTTCCCGATGGCGGCTGTGGAGCGGGACGGGTGGTTGAACTGGTACTTCCCGGACGGCCGGGGTGGCTTCGAGGCGTCGTGGCCCACGGCCGCCGACTTCAGCGCCTTCAAGCACTACATCCAGGTCGACCAGGACAAGGACGGACAGAAGGACGGTGCCTGGAGTGTCCTGAAGGACGGCCAGCTTCTGTACACCACGGCCAAGCCCAACCAGACGGCGTCCACGAAGGCGATCGGCGGGGGCTGGCAGATCTACAACAAGGTGCTCTCCCCCGGCAACCTCGCCGGAGCCCGCGAGTCGGACCTGCTCGCCGTGGACAAGGCGGGCGTGCTGTGGCTCTACCTCGGCTACAACGACGGCCGGGTCACCGCCCGCACCAAGGTCGGCGGCGGCTGGGGCCAGTACACCGAGATCGCCGGCCAGGGCGACCTGAACGGCGACGGGTTCACGGACATCGTCGCCCGCGACAGGGCCGGCGTGCTGTGGCTCTACGCCGGCAACGGCGACCGCAAGGACCCGTTCAACAACCGCGTCAAGATCGGTGGCGGCTGGAACACCTACAACCGCCTCCTCTCGGTGGGTGACCTCGACGGCGACGGCCGCAGCGACCTTGTCGCGCGCGGCAACGACGGCACGCTGTGGCGCTACTCCGGCAACGGCGACTCCCGCGACCCCTTCGACAACCGCGTCAAGATCGGCTGGGGCTACAACTCCCTTAACCTCATCTGACCGAACGCCACAGACCGGACCGGGCCGGCGCCGGTGACGCGCCAGGACACCTCTCCAGGTGTCCTGGCGCCCTGCGTAGATCTGCTGGACTCTTTCCACGGAAGTTCGCGCGACCCGGGAGCGCAACGCTGGTGGTCTCCATGAGCCCTGGATGACGATCGCCGGTGGCGTACGGCCCGTCACCCTGTGCGCGGCCACACCCGCACGCCGGTGGGGGGGATGGTCCGACCCGCATGTGGCACGCCCTGCTGCGGGCTGTTCCTGGCTTGGACTGTTCTGCGCCGCAGCTTGCGGCCGGGTGAGCTACAGCGACCGGAGAACGGCGACGACCCGGCCGAGGATCATGCCGTCGTCGTCGAGGCTGATGGGGGAAAAGGCCGGGTTGCAGGGCATCAGCCACACTCCGTCGTCCGCGATCCGGAGTTTCTTGACCGTGGCCTCCCCGGTGCCCAGCAGCGCGGCCACGATGTCGCCGAGCTCGGCAGCACGTTGACGCCTGATGACGACGATGTCGCCGTCCCGGATACCTGCGTCGATCATGCACTGGCCAGTTTCAGTGCAAACAGGTCACCGTGGCCAACCAGTGCAACTGGCATCGGGAGCACATCCTGGACGTCTTGCTCGGCAAGCATCGGTTCTCCTGCCGCGATCCGGCCGACCAGCGGGACCTGGACCACGCCGGCCACGTGCTCGGCCTGGACGACCCGCGCGGCCAGGTGCGCGTCGGACGAGGTCGGAACAGGCGCTGCAATTTTTTGGGGACTCGGCGATGCCGGGTATCGCCCGCCCCCGGCCGGGGCGCGCCGTGGCCAACGGGGCGTCGCCACACGGGCGTTGATCGCGCAGGCGCCTCCCCTGGGGGCCGTCACCAACCCGACCAAGGCGTCCGCGCTGGCCAGAGCTCCGGAGAGGGGTACGGGAGCTGCCAGGCCCGTCGATGGCGTTACGGCTTCGCGGACCCGGCCGGCCTCCCGGCGCCGGGCACGGTGCGCCTTCTGGCGGCAGGCGGGGTGGTCGAAGACCGCGTCACGGCGGTGCCCGTGCCCCCAGCGCGAAGCGGGTCCCGCACACCGGGCAGCGGACCACACGCTCGTCCTCCTAGCCGAGGATGACCACGGCGAGCGCGCGGGGCGCGATCGAAGCCGTCTGGCGCCTCGTTCAGGCGCTGGCCGACACGACGGCGGATTAACCCTGCGAAAACGCCGAACGCCCCCGCTCCCCCAGCGGCGCCGTGGAGGGCCGGGCGCTGGCACGGCAGGTCAGGTCTGGCACTGGGAGGTGGCGGCGCTGGACCAGTTGCTCCAGGCGCCGCCCGCCGGCCGGACGTGGACGCGGACCGTGATCTTCGCGTTGACGACGAAGCAGACGCGGGTGGAGCTGGCGATTTCGATGGGGCCGACGGTCGAGCGGCGCTGGACGAGGGTGCGGCCGCTGCCCATCTTGGTCCAGTCGTCGCCGTCGCCGGCGACGTGGAGGAAGGCTTCGTACTCCACGTAGGAGGCGTGGGCGCGGGTGTTGGTGATGACGGTGTGGGCCTTGATGTCGCGGAAGAAGACCTTTCCTTCCTTGAACTTCTCGGCGCTGATGCAGCCGTTGGCGGCGATGCCCTGGGTGGAGACGGAGCCGCCGCAGGCGACGGCGGCGGCGTGGGCGTCGGCGGTGGGGATGAGGACGGCGAGGGCGGTGGCCGCGGTGAGGGCTGCGGTCTGTCGCAGGCGCATGGAGTGTCCTTGTCTGTCGGGGGTCTGAGGCTATCCAGGAGCGGGGTGGGAGCGCGTCGTCCCCGCGAATATTTCTCCCCGGGCCCACAGCAGCGCACCGTGCCGCCGCGGCGCCGGCCGCGAGGACTTCGTGATGGAGCCCGTCTACTGGGACGCTGGCACCGCCCGGCTGCTGCCCCGCCTGCTCCAGGTGCACCTCACGCCGCGCGATCAGCCGGTCGATCGCCATCTCGCCCTCGAAGGCCAGACCTCCACCCGCAGGGCTTCACCGCACCGCCGCTGCACCAGCACCGCCACTCGCCCTTCTCCGGCGGGCTCTCAACGACGACTCCCTGCCCCTGCGAGCCCGGGGTGCCGCGGCGCTGGTTCTCCTCTACGCGCAACCCGTCACCCGCATCGTCCGCCTCAGGGTCGACGACGTCCTCGACGGCGGGGCCACCGTCGCCGTCCGATTGGGAGATCCGCCGTCCCCGCTGCCAGGGCCCGTCGCTGACCTCATGCGGGCTTACATCCAGTCCTGCCAGCACCTGCCCTACGCCAGCAGCAGAAGCTCACAGTGGCTCTTCCCTGGTCGCCAGCCCGGACAGCCGATGAACCCGGTGAGCCTCCAAGTCCACCTGCGAGAGATCGGCGTTCCACCGCAACGCGGCCGGACCTCCGCGATCCGCCAACTCGTCCTCCAGACCCCGGCCCCCGTCATCGCGAAGGCCCTCGGCTACCACGACAAGACAGCCACTCGCCTGGTCACCGAAGCAGGAGGAGCCTGGAGGCCGATATGCACCCGGCGACCACACACGCTGACGGGAGCAACGTGGCTGCTCTGATGGGCCAAGCTCCCGCGACCAGCCCGATGTCAGTACCAGCTGGCAGGCTCTGCCTCCATGAACAAGCAGCAGTTCTGGCAGCTCATTGAGGCGGCCCGCAATCAGGCGACCAATCCGAACGACGGCGAAGCGGTCGCTCGCGAGGCGGCCTCGCTGCTGGCCTCCCGGCCGGCCGAGGAGATCCTCGCAGCTGAGCAGGCGCTGTGGGACCTGATGGTTGACTCCTACACCAATCCTCTGTGGGCCGCTGCTTACGTTGCCAACGGCGGGTGCTCTGACGACGGCTTCGACTACTTCCGCGGCTGGCTGATCGCTCAGGGCCGTGAAGTCTTCGAGCGCGTAGTCGCTGATCCCGATGCCCTGGCAGAACTGCCCATCGTTCAAGCCTCCGCAGCCGACAGCGTCGACCTGGAGGGCGAGGACATGCTGGGTATCGCCTGGAACACACACATCTCGGCGACCGGTGATCAGCTCCCCGCGAGCCCACCCATCATCCGCTACCGGGAGCTGGACCCCACCTGGAACTTCGATTTCGATGACCACGACGAAATGACTCGCCGACTGCCCCGCTTGGCAGCTCTCTATCTGGAGTAACGGAAGCTCGCAGTCACAAGACGAGGTCAAACAGCAGAGAGCGAGACGCCCGGACATCACTGTCCGTCACCTCCACAGGCCGTGAACACGCCTCGGGGGCCGACACAGACACTTCCCGCGCAACCAGCCAGCACCCACACGTCACCGAGCGGCTGTGGCCTCCCACGCTGCGGTGACGCAGCCCTCCTCCCAGTGCCACCACCCCTTGGCCTCACCGTGCTCCAGGAGCTTGCGGATCCGCGGCAGGTCCGCGTCCGGCGGAACATCCAGCGCAACCATCCGGAACTGCTCGATCCCCTCACCGGTCGTCCCGAGCTTGTGGAAGATCTCGAGCACACTCTGCCGGGCAGCAGCCGAGCCGCCGTCCTTCAGCACGATCAACCGGATCGTGCAGTTCTCCGACGCCCGCACCGTCTCGCCAGCCCAACGGACGCCTTCATCGTCGGCCTCCACACGGATGACGTCGCCGCTGGCGACCCCGCGTACGAACCAAGGCGTATTGTCCAGCCGCACCGTGCCATCGCCAAGGTCCACCGCCCACAGGCTCTCCACGCTCGACGGCGGCCAGCCGTCCTCATCTATTTGCATCCGGAAGCAGACCTTCACGTGGTCATCGCTGATGCTCGTCACCGGACCATCATCCACACCGTCCTGGCCGCACCCGCCCGCCTGAATCACGGGAAGCGATCAGCACGCTCGCGGGAAACGATCTGCACGGCCCTCCATTCCCCCAGCCCAGGCCCACTCGTGAACAGCCCCTTTGGCGACGGGCTCGAAGTCCTCGCCGCAGTCGATGACGCCCTGGTTCCGGACTGTTGCACAGGGAGCGGATCTGCTCCGCCGTGACGATGGCCTCCATGGCTCGTCCCGTTCACTCAGCACCAGTTATGTAGCGCTCTTGATGTTCATCGTTGTCTAACCCGTACGAGCTGGTGCCCCTGGGCGTTGGTTCCTGGCTCACCGACGGCCCCGACGGTCACCCCGTCCGTTGGTTTCGCTCGCTGCGGTCGCCCGCACCACCGCACCCGACAGGATGAAGGGAGGTCAACGCCTTGGGCCGGGTCCGCGTGCAGCCGATGGGGAGTTGGACCGTCCGACACACTGCGCCGCAGCGCCGCCCAGCTGCCGGGCAGCACCTGAGAATGCGTACTCATGTGCGAGCCCCCGCCTTCCCTCACGGTGGGGGCGGAGGTGCGGACATGGAGAGCATCGCGGCTCGGTGGCGCCAAGGTTGCCGGTGGTGCGCCCGAGCGGGCGGGCTACTGGTGGCGTTCCCTCTGGTGGGGCTGACGGCGGCGTGCTCGCGTGAGCCGGCAGCAAAGGACCTGCGGACGCAGGACACGTCGCCGCAGGCCGCGTCCCGCAGAGCAGTGGAGGAGCAAGGGATGCGTGCCGTGCTCGCGCGCCTGACCGCTGTCGAGGGCCTGGAGCACGTGCTCACGCGCTTCCGTGACTCCTGCGCCAGGCCTGCCAAGCGCTCGGTTTTCGAGAACAATCCGTCTCCGTACGTCCTCGAGTGCCGCATGGAGGTTGATGCTTACTTCGGTGTCCGGGGGGACATCACTGATGTCCTCACCCGCTTCGAAGCAGCCGACCTGCCCGTCGCGGCCAGCAGCGTGAGGTACGCACTCGACTTCCAGCGTGCACACGGACGGATGCCCGACGGCTCCCTGATGAGCTGGCCTGGCCTCGAAGCCGCAGTAATACGGATCGAATGGGACCGGCCAGATCCGCTCCCGAGCCAGGTCGAGGAACCCCTCCCGTGCTTCCCGCCCAAGGACGAAATCTACGAGCGCTGCTCGATCACCCCCCAAGCCCCGATGAGTGTGGCGACCGCGCGGGCCCGCTACGGCACCGTCCTGGCCCTCTACCTCAGCTCATCGGCCTCCAACGGGTACTACTTCACCGTCCCCCGCAAGAAGTGACCCACCGCCCCGGCAACTCGGCCGTGCTTCAGAACGGGCCGCGGCGGCCCTGGTGGGGCGGGAAGAAGCATGATGATGCCTGGCGCCATTGTCCGTCCCCGAAGAGGCCAAGGACCGCCTCGCGGCGATCGCGGCCGCCGAAGAGCCGCGCATAATGGTCCGGAACATCGGCAGAAAGCACGCTCCGGCTCGGCTCGCTGGCGATCCATCAAGCCAGGAGACAAACCTTGAGTACCGATAATGCTCAGCTGGGCACGGTCGCGCCCGTCCATGTGGCCTACCAGGCGACGGCCGCGGAGTTCCAGGAGGCGATGCGCGTCCTGATGAAAGCCTCTCCCGCTGGCCGGCGCAGCCAGTGGGCCGTTACCGGGATGGGGCTGGTGCTCCTCGCGCTGGGCCTGCGGGTCGACCACCCGGGCAGCGAAGTGGACTTGGGCCCGCTGATGTTCGGCTCCACACTCCTGACGTTCTTCCTGGTGATCGTGCCACGCATGCGGGCCCGGCAGGCTCACCAGCACGGCCAGGCCCAAGGACAGCGCTACATCACCGTGGATGGCTGGGGAGTGACGGCCGCGACCCAGCACGAACGCCAGTGGACCGCCTGGGCCATGTTCTCCCGCTACGTGGAGACACCGAACCTGTTCGTGCTGCTCAGCG
Protein-coding sequences here:
- a CDS encoding YcxB family protein encodes the protein MSTDNAQLGTVAPVHVAYQATAAEFQEAMRVLMKASPAGRRSQWAVTGMGLVLLALGLRVDHPGSEVDLGPLMFGSTLLTFFLVIVPRMRARQAHQHGQAQGQRYITVDGWGVTAATQHERQWTAWAMFSRYVETPNLFVLLSADQKCMTLLPKRAFHEPGDADRLRQILHQQLPPAAATSAR
- a CDS encoding LexA family protein, whose product is MIDAGIRDGDIVVIRRQRAAELGDIVAALLGTGEATVKKLRIADDGVWLMPCNPAFSPISLDDDGMILGRVVAVLRSL
- a CDS encoding FG-GAP repeat domain-containing protein, giving the protein MRFIQRGRAVKSALAATAIAAAMAATAGNAFAAGNPADDATKGAQAAEQHRAPSAKGKLAAPRAAVGGERTATFPMAAVERDGWLNWYFPDGRGGFEASWPTAADFSAFKHYIQVDQDKDGQKDGAWSVLKDGQLLYTTAKPNQTASTKAIGGGWQIYNKVLSPGNLAGARESDLLAVDKAGVLWLYLGYNDGRVTARTKVGGGWGQYTEIAGQGDLNGDGFTDIVARDRAGVLWLYAGNGDRKDPFNNRVKIGGGWNTYNRLLSVGDLDGDGRSDLVARGNDGTLWRYSGNGDSRDPFDNRVKIGWGYNSLNLI
- a CDS encoding DUF4240 domain-containing protein, with protein sequence MNKQQFWQLIEAARNQATNPNDGEAVAREAASLLASRPAEEILAAEQALWDLMVDSYTNPLWAAAYVANGGCSDDGFDYFRGWLIAQGREVFERVVADPDALAELPIVQASAADSVDLEGEDMLGIAWNTHISATGDQLPASPPIIRYRELDPTWNFDFDDHDEMTRRLPRLAALYLE
- a CDS encoding DUF4265 domain-containing protein; this translates as MTSISDDHVKVCFRMQIDEDGWPPSSVESLWAVDLGDGTVRLDNTPWFVRGVASGDVIRVEADDEGVRWAGETVRASENCTIRLIVLKDGGSAAARQSVLEIFHKLGTTGEGIEQFRMVALDVPPDADLPRIRKLLEHGEAKGWWHWEEGCVTAAWEATAAR